A genomic region of Streptosporangium lutulentum contains the following coding sequences:
- a CDS encoding XdhC family protein yields the protein MTHVPDPACAVAHGDARPDSETRTLVAVFASPVAGFLLSFGAELGFRTLLLEPDPALAPSGALTSAGPELDGTADVVVTDHHRAEVGTVLRDVLARPVRWVGIMGNPRHEGPHVKALAELGVPPEKIAQVHRPVGLNIGSRTPPEIALATLAGLLADRNGRPGGFHF from the coding sequence ATGACGCACGTACCTGACCCGGCATGCGCGGTGGCGCACGGCGACGCGCGGCCGGACAGCGAGACGCGCACCCTGGTCGCGGTGTTCGCCTCCCCGGTCGCCGGGTTCCTGCTCAGCTTCGGCGCCGAACTGGGGTTCCGCACGCTACTCCTGGAACCGGACCCTGCGCTCGCGCCCTCCGGAGCCCTGACCTCCGCCGGCCCGGAGCTGGACGGCACGGCCGATGTCGTGGTCACCGACCACCATCGCGCCGAGGTGGGGACGGTACTGCGAGACGTCCTCGCCCGTCCGGTCCGGTGGGTCGGCATCATGGGCAACCCGCGCCATGAGGGCCCACACGTCAAGGCACTCGCCGAACTGGGCGTGCCACCGGAGAAGATCGCCCAGGTCCATCGCCCCGTGGGTCTCAACATCGGTTCCCGCACGCCGCCGGAGATCGCCCTCGCGACTCTCGCGGGCCTGCTCGCCGACCGCAACGGCCGTCCGGGTGGCTTCCACTTCTGA
- the efeU gene encoding iron uptake transporter permease EfeU, producing the protein MTLGVTVFASYLIGLREGLEATLVVSVLVAFLVKGDRKDRLFLVWAGVIAAVVLAVGFGALLTFTAAHLGHQQQELFDAITSLLATVFVTWMIFWMRRAARSLSGDLRTKLGEAIRLGPVAVAVMAFLAVAREGLETSLLFFASVQGATTSATPLIGISLGILTSIVLGWGIYKSALKVNLTKFFTWTGLLLILVAAGIFKYGVHDLQEANILPGLSTQAFDISAILPPDSWWGALVAGMFNITPQPTVLETIAWVVYAVPTLILFLRPQSKRPAPAVTTPA; encoded by the coding sequence ATGACCCTTGGAGTGACGGTGTTCGCCAGCTACCTCATTGGCCTGCGCGAAGGGCTCGAGGCCACGCTCGTGGTGTCCGTTCTCGTCGCGTTCCTGGTCAAGGGCGATCGCAAAGACCGCCTTTTCCTCGTGTGGGCGGGGGTGATCGCCGCGGTGGTGCTCGCCGTCGGATTCGGCGCGCTGCTCACCTTCACCGCGGCTCACCTCGGACACCAGCAGCAGGAACTGTTCGACGCGATCACCTCGTTGCTCGCCACCGTCTTCGTCACCTGGATGATCTTCTGGATGCGCCGGGCCGCCCGGTCGCTCTCCGGCGACCTGCGCACCAAGCTCGGCGAGGCGATCCGGCTCGGTCCGGTCGCCGTGGCCGTCATGGCGTTCCTGGCCGTGGCCCGCGAGGGCCTGGAGACCTCGCTGCTGTTCTTCGCCTCCGTACAGGGCGCGACCACGAGCGCCACCCCGCTGATCGGCATCAGCCTGGGCATCCTCACCTCGATCGTGCTCGGCTGGGGCATCTACAAGAGCGCGCTCAAGGTCAATCTCACCAAGTTCTTCACCTGGACGGGGTTGCTGCTGATCCTGGTCGCCGCCGGCATCTTCAAGTACGGCGTGCACGACCTGCAGGAGGCCAACATCCTTCCGGGTCTCTCCACCCAAGCCTTCGACATCAGCGCCATCCTTCCCCCCGACTCCTGGTGGGGCGCGCTGGTCGCCGGCATGTTCAACATCACTCCGCAGCCGACCGTGCTGGAGACTATCGCCTGGGTCGTCTACGCGGTGCCCACGCTGATTCTCTTCCTTCGCCCGCAGTCCAAGCGCCCGGCGCCCGCCGTCACGACACCTGCCTAA
- the efeO gene encoding iron uptake system protein EfeO yields the protein MRTSITLVAAGLALAALSACSGEPQQASTAASAGPAKDSKIAVAANDTECKVAVSEVSSGTSTFAITNGGSKVTEFYVYAPGDRVMGEVENIVPGLTRDVIVELPAGTYETACKPGMIGDGIRNPLKVSGEHTPLTDDAMLADATASYKRYVKSQSDTLLVKTQEFVDAVKAGDIDKAKDLFPVARTYWERIEPVAEIFGDLDPAIDAREADLEEGQKWTGYHRIEKDLWIKKDVSKDGSIADKLMTDVKTIVDKSNTAELSPVQLANGAKELLDEVATGKITGEEDVWSHTDLWDFDANLQGSKAAVQSLRPVLEERSPELVKTLDEKFTAAEAALDSHQKGDGWRLHNELSKEELKELSDAINALAEPISKIAAIIVK from the coding sequence ATGCGTACGTCCATCACCCTCGTCGCCGCCGGGCTGGCCTTGGCAGCACTGTCCGCCTGCTCCGGCGAGCCCCAGCAGGCGAGCACCGCCGCGAGCGCCGGCCCCGCCAAGGACAGCAAGATCGCTGTTGCGGCGAACGACACCGAGTGCAAGGTCGCCGTCAGCGAGGTGAGCTCCGGCACCTCCACGTTCGCCATCACCAACGGCGGCTCCAAGGTCACCGAGTTCTACGTCTACGCGCCGGGCGACCGGGTGATGGGCGAGGTGGAGAACATCGTCCCCGGCCTGACCCGCGACGTCATCGTCGAACTGCCCGCCGGCACCTACGAGACGGCCTGCAAGCCCGGCATGATCGGCGATGGCATCCGCAACCCGCTGAAGGTCAGCGGCGAGCACACGCCGCTGACCGACGACGCCATGCTGGCGGACGCCACCGCGAGCTACAAGCGCTACGTCAAGTCGCAGAGCGACACGCTGCTGGTCAAGACCCAGGAGTTCGTCGACGCCGTCAAGGCCGGCGACATCGACAAGGCCAAGGACCTCTTCCCGGTCGCGCGCACCTACTGGGAGCGCATCGAGCCCGTCGCGGAGATCTTCGGCGATCTCGACCCCGCCATCGACGCGCGCGAGGCCGACCTGGAGGAGGGTCAGAAGTGGACCGGCTACCACAGGATCGAGAAGGACCTGTGGATCAAGAAGGACGTCTCCAAGGACGGTTCGATCGCCGACAAGCTCATGACCGACGTCAAGACCATCGTGGACAAGTCCAACACCGCGGAGCTCTCCCCCGTCCAGCTGGCCAACGGCGCAAAGGAACTGCTCGACGAGGTGGCCACCGGGAAGATCACCGGCGAGGAGGACGTCTGGTCGCACACCGACCTGTGGGACTTCGACGCCAACCTGCAGGGATCCAAGGCGGCCGTCCAGTCGCTGCGCCCGGTGCTGGAGGAGCGCTCGCCCGAGCTGGTCAAGACGCTCGACGAGAAGTTCACCGCCGCCGAGGCCGCACTGGACTCCCACCAGAAGGGCGACGGCTGGAGGCTGCACAACGAGCTGTCCAAGGAGGAGCTGAAGGAGCTCTCCGACGCGATCAACGCGCTGGCCGAGCCGATCAGCAAGATCGCCGCCATCATCGTGAAGTGA
- a CDS encoding DUF72 domain-containing protein yields the protein MRLHVGCAMWSNTAWQGRFLPHPLPPGERLRSYATWCNAVEGNTTFYATPTRSTVESWARQTAPGFRFVAKLPKSITHDRRLTGVDEELRSFLEAIEPLGPRAHALWIQLPASFGPTDLGALAGFLHRLPRSHRYAVEVRHRAFFDDARSERLLKGVLAGSDAEWIPFDTDTLFRSPPTSDAERDAWAKKPRVPRRAFALTDRPIVRYLGRDDTARTVEGWQPWIGTVAGWLREGRSPTVFIHTPDNADAPMLARRFHDDVRALLPGIEPLPEPVPVEPLTLF from the coding sequence ATGCGGCTTCATGTGGGATGCGCGATGTGGTCCAACACGGCGTGGCAGGGACGCTTCCTGCCCCATCCGCTTCCTCCGGGGGAGCGCCTGCGGTCCTACGCGACCTGGTGCAACGCGGTGGAGGGCAACACGACGTTCTACGCGACACCGACGAGGAGCACGGTGGAGTCGTGGGCCCGGCAGACCGCCCCCGGCTTCCGTTTTGTGGCCAAGCTGCCCAAGTCGATCACGCACGATCGCCGCCTCACCGGCGTCGACGAGGAGCTCCGATCGTTTCTAGAGGCGATCGAGCCGCTCGGGCCGCGAGCCCACGCCCTCTGGATCCAACTGCCGGCGTCGTTCGGCCCGACCGACCTCGGCGCCCTGGCGGGCTTTCTCCACCGGCTCCCCCGCTCGCACAGGTACGCCGTCGAAGTCCGCCACCGCGCGTTCTTCGACGACGCGCGATCCGAGCGGCTGCTCAAAGGCGTTCTCGCCGGCTCCGATGCCGAGTGGATCCCGTTCGACACCGACACCCTCTTCCGGAGTCCCCCGACCAGCGACGCCGAGCGAGACGCGTGGGCGAAGAAACCGCGCGTGCCACGGCGGGCGTTCGCCCTCACCGACCGTCCGATCGTCCGCTATCTCGGCCGGGACGACACGGCGCGCACGGTCGAGGGCTGGCAGCCGTGGATCGGCACGGTCGCCGGATGGCTGCGCGAAGGCCGCTCGCCGACGGTGTTCATCCACACCCCCGACAACGCCGACGCGCCGATGCTCGCCCGGCGTTTTCACGATGACGTGCGGGCGCTGCTGCCCGGGATCGAGCCGCTGCCCGAACCCGTTCCGGTCGAACCGCTGACCCTCTTCTGA
- a CDS encoding SDR family NAD(P)-dependent oxidoreductase, whose amino-acid sequence MDLRLSGKRALVTGSSSGLGETIVKLLAAEGASVVVHGRDEARTAAVATSIREDGGDAAVAIGDLGTDAGADAVEAAVTGGGPVDILVNNVGVYDMTMSWTGSSPEDWAEIYNVNVISSVRMIQRLVPGMRERGWGRVIQISSVTGELPAASQPHYAATNAARNTLATSLSRELRHSGVTSNSVAAGGVLTPAIQEFLVNMGRRNGWGETWREIEPNLVNGLSPNDVGRVGRPREYADLVAFLASPVAGYITGATLRIDGGWHDA is encoded by the coding sequence ATGGATTTGCGACTCAGCGGCAAGCGGGCACTCGTGACCGGATCGAGCAGCGGGCTCGGTGAGACGATCGTCAAGCTGCTGGCCGCCGAAGGCGCCTCCGTCGTCGTCCACGGACGGGACGAGGCAAGGACCGCGGCGGTGGCCACGTCCATCCGTGAGGACGGCGGTGACGCCGCCGTCGCCATCGGCGACCTCGGCACGGACGCCGGCGCCGACGCGGTCGAGGCCGCGGTGACCGGAGGCGGGCCGGTCGACATCCTCGTCAACAACGTCGGCGTCTACGACATGACGATGAGCTGGACCGGCTCCTCTCCCGAGGACTGGGCCGAAATCTACAATGTAAATGTCATCTCCAGTGTGCGAATGATCCAGCGCCTCGTTCCCGGCATGCGTGAGCGCGGATGGGGACGGGTCATTCAGATCAGCAGCGTCACCGGCGAGCTGCCCGCGGCGAGCCAGCCCCATTACGCGGCGACCAACGCCGCTCGGAACACCCTCGCCACGTCCCTCTCGCGTGAGCTGAGGCATTCCGGGGTGACGTCGAACTCCGTCGCGGCGGGAGGCGTTCTCACCCCCGCCATCCAGGAATTCCTGGTGAACATGGGTCGGCGGAACGGCTGGGGGGAGACCTGGCGGGAGATCGAGCCGAACCTCGTCAACGGGCTCTCGCCCAACGACGTCGGCCGCGTCGGCCGGCCCCGCGAGTACGCCGACCTCGTCGCGTTCCTGGCCAGCCCGGTGGCGGGTTACATCACCGGCGCGACCTTGCGCATCGACGGAGGCTGGCACGACGCGTGA